A part of Micromonospora chersina genomic DNA contains:
- a CDS encoding enoyl-CoA hydratase/isomerase family protein gives MSDAELTVTVDGPVATVVIRNPARRNAMTPAMWRQLPVLLDGLEADPAVRVLVLTGAGRTFCAGADLGDLDELLEAGDGSIAVAAEERLAAFGRPTVAAIEGACVGGGCQLAVACDLRLAATDARFGVPPARLGLVYPAPTTRRLATLVGPSAAKHLLFTSELVDAERALRIGLVDEVLPTDALAARVAAMTATIAERSRLTVAAAKEIIDGRADADRIAWWHGQVRESGEAREGIAAVSERRPPRFGWTPPAAG, from the coding sequence ATGTCCGACGCGGAACTGACCGTCACGGTCGACGGCCCGGTGGCGACAGTGGTGATCCGGAACCCGGCGCGCCGCAACGCCATGACGCCGGCCATGTGGCGCCAACTCCCGGTGCTGCTCGACGGCCTGGAGGCCGATCCGGCGGTCCGCGTGCTCGTGCTCACCGGAGCCGGCCGCACCTTCTGCGCCGGCGCCGACCTGGGCGACCTGGACGAGCTGCTGGAGGCCGGGGACGGCAGCATCGCGGTGGCCGCCGAGGAGCGGCTGGCCGCCTTCGGCCGGCCCACGGTGGCCGCCATCGAGGGCGCCTGCGTCGGCGGCGGCTGCCAGCTCGCCGTCGCCTGCGACCTGCGCCTGGCCGCGACGGACGCCCGGTTCGGCGTACCCCCGGCGCGGTTGGGTCTGGTCTATCCCGCGCCGACCACCCGGCGGCTGGCCACGCTCGTCGGACCGTCCGCGGCGAAGCACCTGCTCTTCACCAGCGAGCTGGTCGACGCCGAGCGGGCGCTGCGGATCGGGCTGGTCGACGAGGTGCTGCCGACCGACGCGCTCGCCGCCCGGGTGGCCGCGATGACCGCCACCATCGCCGAGCGCTCCCGGCTCACCGTGGCCGCGGCCAAGGAGATCATCGACGGGCGCGCCGACGCCGACCGGATCGCCTGGTGGCACGGGCAGGTGCGGGAGAGCGGCGAGGCCCGCGAGGGGATCGCGGCGGTTTCCGAGCGCCGGCCGCCGCGCTTCGGCTGGACCCCGCCGGCCGCCGGCTGA
- a CDS encoding MSCRAMM family protein produces the protein MTRPASRRAALAAGLLLSLTAALTATPAYAEEPTPGAITGHVVTEKPGSVTVNLFTTDGASSGQVLTDADGTFRFADVPVGTYKIQYGFLGRYQWSHEKLGYSTADVVTVSSGQTATVPEETMLLPGVVEVVATDATTGAPVDAFCAGVQEYSLQCGATGGHLRLENLESGSYTLYLRSSDGLHARQEVKGVKVVLGQTTRVEVSLRPTTAITTTVVDRATGEPVPYTCVALLPMVFGALDDQTCQWDVNYTDDQGRITVGELAPGDYTVLVLPGDDVHGMQWVGRNGGVGRQQDALLVTGEGGRLSTVPTVRLDPAARITGTIRDADTKEPLGNGCAAVLPVRQGSFVPGVGPFCAGSDGVYTVPTLGPYEWPLEFSHFYDYVEPYAAVWSGGAADRKTAKAIRAGVDQPGVADASLTRSGARLGLTVTSEDGQPYNGWFAGEVYNATTGDLVKEFSFYGPRVVEGLADQSVKVRYGPALSSPGGWYGGTDRDSATSVRVRHDRTSQITIVLADPA, from the coding sequence ATGACCAGACCCGCCAGCAGGCGCGCCGCGCTCGCCGCCGGCCTGCTGCTGAGCCTCACCGCCGCGCTGACCGCCACGCCGGCGTACGCCGAGGAACCCACGCCGGGCGCGATCACCGGCCACGTCGTGACGGAGAAGCCCGGCAGCGTCACCGTCAACCTCTTCACCACCGACGGCGCCAGCAGCGGACAGGTGCTGACCGACGCCGACGGGACCTTCCGCTTCGCCGACGTGCCGGTCGGCACCTACAAGATCCAGTACGGCTTCCTGGGCCGCTACCAGTGGTCGCACGAGAAGCTCGGCTACTCCACCGCCGACGTCGTCACCGTCAGCTCCGGCCAGACGGCCACCGTGCCGGAGGAGACCATGCTCCTGCCCGGCGTGGTCGAGGTCGTGGCCACCGACGCCACCACGGGAGCGCCGGTCGACGCCTTCTGCGCGGGGGTCCAGGAGTATTCGCTCCAGTGTGGAGCGACCGGAGGACACCTGCGGCTGGAGAACCTCGAATCCGGCAGCTACACCCTCTACCTGCGCTCCTCCGACGGTCTGCACGCGCGGCAGGAGGTCAAGGGCGTCAAGGTCGTCCTCGGCCAGACCACCCGGGTCGAGGTGTCCCTCCGACCCACGACCGCCATCACCACGACGGTGGTCGACCGGGCCACCGGCGAGCCGGTGCCCTATACCTGCGTCGCGCTGCTGCCGATGGTCTTCGGCGCGCTCGACGACCAGACCTGCCAGTGGGACGTCAACTACACCGATGACCAGGGCCGGATCACCGTGGGCGAACTCGCTCCCGGCGACTACACGGTGCTCGTCCTACCCGGCGACGACGTGCACGGCATGCAGTGGGTCGGCCGCAACGGCGGAGTCGGCCGGCAGCAGGACGCCCTGCTGGTGACGGGCGAGGGTGGCCGGCTCAGCACGGTGCCGACCGTCCGGCTCGATCCGGCCGCCCGCATCACCGGAACCATTCGGGACGCCGACACCAAGGAGCCGCTGGGCAACGGCTGCGCCGCCGTGCTGCCAGTGCGGCAGGGCAGCTTCGTCCCCGGCGTCGGCCCGTTCTGCGCCGGCTCCGACGGCGTCTACACGGTGCCGACCCTCGGCCCGTACGAGTGGCCGCTCGAGTTCTCCCACTTCTATGACTACGTCGAGCCGTACGCGGCCGTGTGGTCGGGCGGCGCCGCCGACCGGAAGACCGCCAAGGCGATCCGGGCCGGCGTCGACCAGCCGGGCGTCGCCGACGCCTCGCTGACCCGCTCCGGTGCCCGGCTCGGCCTCACCGTCACGTCGGAGGACGGGCAGCCCTACAACGGCTGGTTCGCCGGCGAGGTCTACAACGCCACCACCGGCGACCTGGTGAAGGAGTTCTCGTTCTACGGGCCGCGGGTCGTCGAGGGTCTCGCGGACCAGTCGGTGAAGGTCCGGTACGGGCCCGCCCTCTCCTCGCCGGGAGGCTGGTACGGCGGCACCGACCGCGACTCGGCCACGAGCGTCCGGGTGCGCCACGACCGCACCAGCCAGATCACCATCGTGCTCGCGGATCCGGCCTGA
- a CDS encoding HNH endonuclease, producing the protein MDAVLVINADLGPLHRVTVQHAIRMLCRRVAEIHEAEPDQVIGVFPMPRVVRLVRYVVTRWRFSAGPAWSRGGVLRRDGRRCAYCDGPASTVDHILPRSRGGRNTWGNTTAACYACNQRKGDRTPAEAGMPLRREPGTPSWAALAR; encoded by the coding sequence GTGGACGCCGTCCTCGTCATCAACGCCGACCTCGGCCCGCTGCACCGGGTCACCGTCCAGCACGCGATCCGGATGCTCTGCCGGCGGGTCGCCGAGATCCACGAGGCCGAGCCGGACCAGGTCATCGGGGTCTTCCCGATGCCGCGCGTGGTCCGCCTCGTCCGGTACGTGGTGACGCGCTGGCGGTTCAGCGCCGGCCCGGCCTGGTCCCGGGGCGGGGTGCTGCGCCGCGACGGCCGGCGGTGCGCCTACTGCGACGGCCCGGCCAGCACCGTCGACCACATCCTGCCCCGCTCGCGCGGCGGCCGGAACACCTGGGGGAACACCACCGCCGCCTGCTACGCGTGCAACCAGCGCAAGGGCGACCGGACCCCGGCCGAGGCGGGCATGCCGCTGCGGCGGGAGCCGGGGACGCCGAGCTGGGCCGCCCTGGCGCGGTGA